A single Streptomyces sp. NBC_01381 DNA region contains:
- the thiI gene encoding tRNA uracil 4-sulfurtransferase ThiI codes for MSGQPMVPAPRSQASYGPCVLLKHGEIFLKGRNRHRFTERLHDNLRVALRGIGGSTWIKTAQNVTVLGGQVPRDALVERARRVVGFNSVEPAVRVPSTLDDVTRAGVEALRDLAALGPVRSFAVRARRRDKQFPLKSSEVAAYVGARVKEALPHLPVELKRPEVLLSIEIDRKETYLSWTRLPGLTGLPVGSSGRALVLLSGGYDSPVAGLRAMRRGLACDFVHFSGAPYTNPSSVYKAYALARELNRHQPPGRLHVIALGKAQKQLAVAGAGRLQVVAQRRLMIRTASALAARTGAEALVTGDSLGQVASQTLANMAAVDEAATLPVLRPLLGWDKQEIIDEARAIGTADISVLPDEDCCQLLAPPRVTTRAGLPQLRAVEKRIDLDEVVGVLLDHVQVMLPGADEEPAAHAAGVCSPVEVSS; via the coding sequence ATGTCCGGCCAACCCATGGTGCCCGCTCCGCGGAGCCAGGCGTCGTACGGTCCGTGCGTACTGCTCAAGCACGGCGAGATCTTCCTCAAGGGGCGCAACCGCCATCGCTTCACCGAGCGGCTGCACGACAACCTCCGCGTCGCCCTGCGCGGCATCGGCGGCTCCACCTGGATCAAGACCGCCCAGAACGTGACCGTCCTGGGCGGCCAGGTCCCGCGCGACGCCCTGGTGGAGCGGGCTCGGCGGGTCGTCGGCTTCAACAGCGTCGAGCCGGCCGTCCGCGTCCCCAGCACACTCGACGACGTGACCCGGGCGGGCGTCGAAGCTCTCCGAGATCTGGCCGCGCTCGGGCCCGTACGCAGTTTCGCCGTACGGGCCCGGCGCAGGGACAAGCAGTTCCCGCTGAAGTCGTCCGAGGTGGCGGCGTACGTGGGTGCCCGGGTGAAGGAGGCGTTGCCGCACCTGCCCGTGGAACTGAAACGGCCCGAAGTCCTGCTGTCGATCGAGATCGACCGCAAGGAGACCTATCTGTCCTGGACCCGCCTGCCGGGCCTGACGGGGCTGCCCGTCGGCTCCAGCGGGCGGGCCCTGGTCCTCCTGTCCGGTGGCTACGATTCCCCGGTTGCCGGTCTTCGGGCCATGCGCCGGGGCCTCGCCTGCGACTTCGTGCACTTCAGCGGAGCCCCGTACACAAATCCGTCGTCCGTGTACAAGGCGTACGCTCTGGCCCGCGAGCTCAACCGCCATCAGCCGCCGGGCCGGCTGCACGTGATCGCGCTCGGCAAGGCCCAGAAGCAGCTCGCCGTCGCGGGTGCGGGACGCCTTCAGGTCGTGGCGCAGCGTCGGCTCATGATCCGCACGGCCTCGGCACTGGCCGCCCGCACCGGGGCCGAAGCGCTCGTCACCGGCGACAGCCTCGGTCAGGTCGCCAGCCAGACCCTGGCGAACATGGCGGCGGTGGACGAAGCGGCGACGCTGCCGGTGCTGCGCCCGCTCCTCGGCTGGGACAAGCAGGAGATCATCGACGAGGCACGCGCCATCGGTACGGCGGACATCTCGGTGCTGCCGGACGAGGACTGCTGCCAGTTGCTCGCCCCGCCGCGTGTCACTACGAGGGCGGGGCTGCCCCAACTGCGGGCCGTCGAGAAGCGGATCGACCTGGACGAGGTGGTCGGGGTGCTCCTCGACCACGTTCAAGTGATGCTGCCCGGCGCGGACGAGGAGCCGGCGGCGCACGCGGCAGGTGTGTGCAGTCCCGTCGAGGTCTCCTCATGA
- the nrdE gene encoding class 1b ribonucleoside-diphosphate reductase subunit alpha encodes MSTLTTAVTIPAAQERESVGTRKDYHALNAMLNLYDCDGRIQFDQDREAVRQYFLQHVNPQTVEFPTLREKIDYLIDNDYYEADPIRRYDWAFLEGLYRQAYAHEHRFRTFLGAFKYYTSYTLKTFDGSRYLERYEDRVVATALYLGAGDEQLASRLVDEMMTGRFQPATPTFLNAGKAQRGELVSCFLLRVEDNLESIGRGINSALQLSKRGGGVALLLTNLREQGAPIKKIENQSSGVVPVMKLLEDSFSYANQLGARQGAGAVYLHAHHPDIMRFLDTKRENADEKIRIKTLSLGVVVPDITFELAKRNEDMHLFSPYDVEREYGKPLSDLSVSEHYDDLVANPRIRKTTLSAREFFKTIAELQFESGYAYLLFEDTVNRANPIPGWINMSNLCSEILQVNTPSTYDTSLGYETVGKDISCNLGSMNIAAAMASPDLGATVETAVRGLTSVSDQSDIDAVPSVAHGNDLSHAIGLGQMNLHGCLASQRIHYGSEEGVDFTSMYFYAVAYHALRASNRIAIERGTAFDGFEHSAYADGSYFDKYTEQLWAPATERVRVLFAEAGVQLPDQGDWRQLRESVREHGIYNQYLQAVPPTGSISYINDATASIHPIASRVEIRKEGKLGRVYYPAPHMDNDNLEYFQDAYEIGAEKIIDTYAAATQHVDQGLSCTLFFRDTATTRDLNKAQIQAWRKGIKTLYYIRLRQEALEGTEIENCLSCAL; translated from the coding sequence ATGAGCACCCTCACCACGGCGGTCACGATTCCCGCGGCACAGGAGCGCGAGTCGGTCGGGACGCGCAAGGACTACCACGCGCTCAACGCGATGCTGAACCTGTACGACTGCGACGGCCGCATCCAGTTCGACCAGGACCGCGAGGCCGTGCGCCAGTACTTCCTCCAGCACGTGAACCCCCAGACGGTGGAGTTCCCGACGCTGCGGGAGAAGATCGACTACCTGATCGACAACGACTACTACGAAGCCGATCCGATCCGGCGCTACGACTGGGCGTTCCTGGAGGGCCTGTACCGGCAGGCTTACGCCCACGAGCACCGATTCCGCACCTTCCTCGGCGCCTTCAAGTACTACACCTCGTACACGCTGAAGACCTTCGACGGCTCCCGCTACCTGGAGCGGTACGAGGACCGGGTCGTCGCCACCGCCCTGTATCTCGGCGCCGGCGACGAGCAGTTGGCCTCCCGGCTCGTGGACGAGATGATGACCGGCCGCTTCCAGCCGGCCACGCCCACCTTCCTCAACGCCGGAAAGGCCCAGCGCGGCGAGCTGGTCTCCTGCTTCCTCCTGCGCGTGGAGGACAACCTGGAGTCGATCGGCCGGGGCATCAACTCCGCGCTGCAGCTGTCCAAGCGCGGCGGCGGCGTCGCACTGCTCCTGACGAACCTGCGCGAGCAGGGCGCCCCGATCAAGAAGATCGAGAACCAGTCGTCCGGTGTCGTGCCGGTGATGAAGCTGCTCGAGGACTCCTTCTCGTACGCCAACCAGCTCGGCGCGCGACAGGGTGCGGGCGCCGTGTACCTGCACGCCCACCACCCGGACATCATGCGGTTCCTGGACACCAAGCGGGAGAACGCGGACGAGAAGATCCGCATCAAGACCCTCTCCCTCGGCGTCGTCGTCCCCGACATCACCTTCGAACTCGCCAAGCGCAACGAGGACATGCACCTGTTCTCGCCCTACGACGTGGAGCGCGAGTACGGAAAGCCGCTCTCCGACCTGTCGGTCAGCGAGCACTACGACGATCTCGTGGCCAACCCGCGCATCCGCAAGACCACGCTCAGTGCCCGCGAGTTCTTCAAGACGATCGCGGAGCTGCAGTTCGAGTCCGGCTACGCGTACCTGCTGTTCGAGGACACGGTGAACCGGGCCAACCCGATCCCCGGCTGGATCAACATGTCCAACCTGTGCTCGGAGATCCTCCAGGTCAACACGCCCAGCACGTACGACACTTCACTCGGCTACGAGACCGTCGGCAAGGACATCTCCTGCAACCTGGGCTCGATGAACATCGCCGCCGCGATGGCCTCCCCGGACCTCGGCGCGACGGTGGAGACGGCGGTACGCGGCCTGACCTCCGTGTCCGACCAGTCGGACATCGACGCCGTGCCGTCCGTGGCCCACGGCAACGACCTCTCGCACGCCATCGGCCTGGGCCAGATGAACCTGCACGGCTGTCTCGCCTCGCAGCGCATCCACTACGGCAGCGAGGAGGGCGTCGACTTCACGAGCATGTACTTCTACGCCGTCGCCTACCACGCGCTGCGCGCCTCGAACCGGATCGCCATCGAGCGGGGTACCGCCTTCGACGGGTTCGAGCACTCCGCGTACGCCGACGGCTCGTACTTCGACAAGTACACCGAGCAGCTGTGGGCGCCGGCCACCGAGCGCGTACGCGTGCTGTTCGCGGAGGCAGGGGTGCAGCTGCCGGACCAGGGCGACTGGCGTCAACTGCGGGAGTCCGTACGGGAACACGGCATCTACAACCAGTACCTCCAGGCCGTCCCGCCCACCGGCTCCATCAGCTACATCAACGACGCCACCGCCTCCATCCATCCGATCGCCTCCCGGGTGGAGATCCGCAAGGAGGGCAAGCTCGGCCGCGTCTACTACCCGGCGCCGCACATGGACAACGACAACCTGGAGTACTTCCAGGATGCGTACGAGATCGGCGCGGAGAAGATCATCGACACGTACGCGGCGGCCACCCAGCACGTCGACCAGGGCCTGAGCTGCACGCTGTTCTTCCGGGACACGGCCACCACGCGCGACCTCAACAAGGCGCAGATCCAAGCCTGGCGCAAGGGCATCAAGACCCTCTACTACATCCGGCTGCGCCAGGAGGCCCTGGAAGGCACCGAGATCGAGAACTGCCTGTCCTGCGCCCTGTGA
- the nrdF gene encoding class 1b ribonucleoside-diphosphate reductase subunit beta, protein MTTTPAPLTDLSVTPPSYRHDPAARLRPVNWNRVTDEKDLEVWNRLTSNFWLPEKVPLSNDVGAWQQRLTADERTLTMRVFTGLTMLDTVQATVGEIVQIQDARTEHEEAVYTNIAFMQAVHARSYSSVFSTLSNTPEIDDAYRWAVDNDVLQQRCKTVLRHYYGDDPLKRKVASTLLSSLLLYAGFYLPLHFSTHALLTNTADMIRLILRDKAVHGYYSGYKYQRGLEQRSAAEQEAMRDFTYALLEELYQLELQYSGELYEPLGLMDDVAVFVRYNANKALMNLGYPARFGAHETEVNPEILAALSPGADENHDFFSGSGSSYVMGKAEETDDEDWDF, encoded by the coding sequence ATGACCACCACCCCCGCCCCGCTGACCGACCTGTCGGTCACGCCCCCGTCCTACCGCCACGACCCCGCCGCCCGGCTGCGGCCGGTCAACTGGAACCGCGTCACCGACGAGAAGGACCTGGAGGTGTGGAACCGGCTCACCAGCAACTTCTGGCTGCCCGAGAAGGTCCCGCTCTCCAACGACGTGGGCGCCTGGCAGCAGCGGCTCACCGCCGACGAACGCACCCTGACCATGCGGGTGTTCACCGGTCTGACCATGCTCGACACCGTGCAGGCGACGGTCGGCGAGATCGTGCAGATCCAGGACGCGCGCACCGAGCACGAGGAGGCGGTCTACACCAACATCGCCTTCATGCAGGCCGTGCACGCGCGCAGCTATTCGTCGGTCTTCTCGACGCTCTCCAACACGCCGGAGATCGACGACGCGTACCGCTGGGCCGTGGACAACGACGTACTGCAGCAACGCTGCAAGACGGTCCTGCGGCACTACTACGGCGACGACCCGCTCAAGCGGAAGGTCGCCTCCACGCTGCTGTCCTCTCTGCTGCTGTACGCGGGCTTCTACCTGCCGCTGCACTTCTCGACGCACGCCCTGCTCACCAACACCGCCGACATGATCCGCCTGATCCTGCGCGACAAGGCGGTCCACGGCTACTACTCCGGCTACAAGTACCAGCGCGGCCTGGAGCAGCGGTCGGCGGCCGAGCAGGAGGCGATGCGGGACTTCACGTACGCCCTCCTGGAGGAGCTGTACCAGCTGGAGCTCCAGTATTCGGGCGAGCTTTACGAGCCGCTCGGGCTGATGGACGACGTGGCCGTCTTCGTCCGCTACAACGCCAACAAGGCGCTGATGAACCTCGGTTACCCGGCCCGCTTCGGCGCGCACGAGACCGAGGTCAACCCGGAGATCCTCGCGGCGCTGTCGCCGGGCGCGGACGAGAACCACGACTTCTTCTCCGGCTCCGGTTCCTCCTACGTCATGGGCAAGGCGGAAGAAACCGACGACGAGGACTGGGACTTCTGA
- the folP gene encoding dihydropteroate synthase: MSTDRQRLPGLPDWGRCAVMGILNVTPDSFSDGGLWLDPGRAVARGLKMVAEGADLVDVGGESTRPGAVRITCEEELRRVLPVVRGLVEGGALVSVDTMRADVARAAVDAGACLINDVSGGRADPAMARAAARTGVPFVVMHWRGFSDGMDELAVYEDVAGEVVKEIERQIDVVVSAGVDPAQVIVDPGLGFAKTREHDWAVLAEVDAFAHLGRPVLIAASRKRFLGTLLADPDSGSLRPAKERDAATAAVSALAAAQGAWAVRVHRVPDTVDAVRVEAAMRCARNASRSSHEQYGDDG, encoded by the coding sequence ATGAGCACGGACCGCCAACGCCTGCCCGGCCTCCCCGACTGGGGGCGCTGCGCGGTCATGGGGATCCTCAACGTCACCCCGGACTCGTTCTCCGACGGCGGGCTCTGGCTGGATCCCGGCCGCGCGGTCGCTCGCGGGCTGAAGATGGTCGCCGAGGGCGCGGACTTGGTGGACGTGGGAGGCGAGTCGACGCGTCCGGGCGCCGTGCGCATCACCTGCGAGGAGGAACTGCGGCGGGTCCTTCCCGTGGTGCGGGGCTTGGTGGAGGGCGGCGCGCTGGTGAGCGTGGACACGATGCGGGCGGACGTGGCTCGGGCCGCGGTGGACGCGGGTGCCTGCCTCATCAACGACGTCAGCGGCGGCCGCGCGGACCCGGCGATGGCTCGGGCCGCTGCCCGCACCGGAGTTCCGTTCGTCGTGATGCACTGGCGCGGCTTCTCGGACGGCATGGATGAGTTGGCCGTCTACGAGGACGTCGCGGGCGAGGTGGTGAAGGAGATCGAGCGCCAGATCGACGTGGTCGTCTCGGCAGGAGTCGATCCCGCCCAAGTGATCGTCGACCCCGGGTTGGGATTCGCCAAGACCCGTGAGCACGACTGGGCCGTGCTGGCGGAGGTGGACGCGTTCGCGCACCTGGGCCGGCCCGTCCTGATCGCCGCGTCCCGCAAGCGATTCCTCGGCACGCTGCTCGCCGATCCGGACTCTGGTTCTCTCCGGCCGGCGAAGGAGCGTGACGCGGCCACCGCCGCCGTCTCGGCACTGGCCGCAGCGCAGGGCGCCTGGGCGGTGCGGGTGCACAGGGTTCCCGACACGGTTGACGCGGTCCGGGTCGAAGCGGCAATGAGGTGTGCACGGAACGCGTCCCGTTCCTCGCATGAACAATACGGTGACGACGGTTGA